From Oscillospiraceae bacterium CM, a single genomic window includes:
- a CDS encoding HD-GYP domain-containing protein has product MRFVPASCLRDGMQVAKPLYGKNNEKLLAVGVVLNSKYIDSIQRLKYPGIYIEDDISRDIDIMSVISDELRVETMKGVKRIFLDAKSGASRKEKVEEIRLMVESIVEELLINKHLMINMIDLKCFDNYTYSHSVNVAVLSLVMGIAMELDRETLWKLGLSAVLHDIGKVFIDKSIINKPDVLTPAEFEEIKKHSLLGYEYARKKFRLPTSSYTGIRDHHEKYNGTGYPAAKSGKSISLFGRIITLADIYDALSSERPYRKALCPSEAMEFIMGNIETVFDPKIAEIFIRKVAPYPVGTLVRLSSGDTAIVVENFEACCLRPKVRVINSGGKDVSPYDLNLFNDYSLLNIVIEGPVKE; this is encoded by the coding sequence ATGAGATTTGTACCGGCGAGCTGCCTTCGCGACGGCATGCAGGTTGCAAAACCATTATATGGCAAGAACAACGAAAAGCTTCTGGCGGTTGGCGTTGTTCTAAACAGCAAGTACATCGACAGCATTCAAAGGCTGAAGTACCCCGGTATTTACATCGAGGACGATATATCGAGAGATATCGATATTATGAGCGTCATCAGCGACGAATTACGGGTTGAAACGATGAAGGGCGTCAAAAGAATCTTTCTTGATGCCAAGAGCGGAGCCAGCCGGAAAGAAAAAGTTGAAGAAATCCGGCTGATGGTGGAAAGCATTGTTGAGGAGCTGCTAATAAATAAGCACCTGATGATCAACATGATTGATTTAAAGTGCTTTGACAATTATACGTATTCCCATTCCGTCAACGTCGCCGTTTTATCACTCGTTATGGGCATTGCGATGGAGCTTGACCGTGAAACGTTATGGAAGCTGGGCTTGAGCGCCGTGCTCCATGATATCGGAAAAGTTTTTATTGACAAAAGTATTATTAACAAGCCGGATGTTTTAACACCAGCGGAATTTGAGGAGATCAAAAAACACTCGCTGCTCGGCTATGAGTATGCCCGTAAAAAATTTCGTCTGCCAACGTCAAGTTATACGGGCATCCGAGACCACCACGAAAAATATAACGGGACGGGATACCCCGCCGCAAAAAGCGGAAAAAGCATCTCTCTATTCGGCAGAATTATCACACTAGCCGACATTTACGACGCCTTGTCGTCGGAGCGGCCTTATCGCAAAGCGCTCTGCCCGTCTGAGGCGATGGAATTTATTATGGGGAACATTGAAACGGTTTTTGACCCAAAAATTGCAGAGATCTTTATCCGCAAGGTCGCGCCGTATCCCGTTGGTACGCTCGTTCGCCTCTCCAGCGGCGACACGGCAATCGTCGTGGAAAATTTCGAGGCATGCTGCCTGCGCCCGAAGGTACGCGTCATCAATTCCGGCGGCAAAGACGTTTCCCCATATGACCTCAATCTCTTCAACGACTACAGTCTGCTGAATATCGTCATCGAAGGCCCGGTAAAGGAATAG
- a CDS encoding LCP family protein, protein MGENDKKKKSRPKRLLLVAGLMAAIIVITGCILINMELSKIKKAGSVTAIPRENETFDTDDNAGFGNEAMLLNPSDVVWPEGVEPIADQDMINILLIGQDKRPNQERGRSDSMILVSYDRKSGVLTLVSLMRDMYVQIPGFSDNRLNATYQFGGMALLDETIKENFGITVNGNIEVDFEQFTSIIDALGGLEITLNSAEATYLSRSTKSTLVSGENHLNGQQALMYSRIRYIGKADYERTERQRTILLQAFNVTSRLNLTAKLDLLNKVLPLLTTDMTKEDILRDVYTILQNGVKRTQTLRIPADGTFKPAVIRKMDVLLPDLTANRALLKQYLTKQ, encoded by the coding sequence ATGGGGGAGAATGACAAAAAGAAAAAAAGCCGCCCGAAACGGCTGCTGCTTGTTGCTGGGCTGATGGCGGCAATCATCGTAATAACCGGCTGCATTCTCATCAATATGGAATTGTCAAAGATCAAAAAGGCCGGAAGTGTAACAGCAATCCCGCGAGAAAATGAGACGTTTGATACAGACGATAATGCCGGTTTTGGGAACGAGGCGATGCTGCTCAACCCAAGCGACGTTGTCTGGCCGGAAGGCGTTGAGCCGATCGCTGATCAGGATATGATTAACATACTCCTCATCGGCCAAGACAAAAGGCCAAATCAGGAGCGCGGGCGCTCGGATTCTATGATTCTCGTCAGCTATGACAGAAAAAGCGGCGTGCTGACGCTGGTGTCACTGATGCGCGATATGTATGTGCAGATTCCAGGCTTCAGCGACAACAGACTCAACGCAACGTATCAGTTCGGCGGGATGGCGCTTCTTGACGAGACGATAAAAGAAAACTTTGGCATCACAGTCAACGGCAATATTGAAGTCGACTTCGAGCAGTTTACATCGATTATTGACGCACTGGGCGGCCTTGAGATCACGTTAAACAGCGCGGAGGCCACATATTTGAGCAGAAGCACAAAATCAACGCTCGTTTCGGGGGAAAACCATCTAAACGGGCAGCAGGCGCTGATGTATTCAAGAATCAGATACATCGGGAAAGCCGACTATGAGCGCACTGAGCGGCAGAGAACGATTCTGCTGCAGGCCTTTAATGTGACGTCGCGCCTGAATCTGACGGCGAAGCTCGATCTGCTCAACAAGGTATTGCCATTATTAACAACGGATATGACAAAAGAGGATATTTTGCGAGACGTGTATACCATTCTTCAAAATGGCGTCAAACGCACACAGACGCTGCGCATTCCCGCCGACGGGACGTTTAAACCGGCCGTTATCCGGAAGATGGACGTTCTTTTGCCGGACCTGACGGCAAATAGGGCGCTGTTGAAGCAGTATCTGACAAAACAATAA
- a CDS encoding CpsD/CapB family tyrosine-protein kinase: MRFFNGGKKNISFNKSDARKLLRHDSPFGIKEAYSSIRTNILFTGAGEKCPVYAVTSPLPNDGKTINCINLAVSFALMGKKTLLIDADMRNPTIHHFFSAPLQNGVSEILAGLESNINFEQTDLPLLKYLNAGKIPPNPAELLSGSRLDKLIEIAREHFDYVFIDTPPVCVVTDATVLAKKVTGYIFIVKNGKSDIRIIKQAVASLEQVGATVAGFILNDVSPKSAPAYQRYSTKYQYAGTTNTRR; the protein is encoded by the coding sequence ATGCGGTTTTTTAATGGGGGAAAAAAGAATATCAGCTTTAATAAAAGCGACGCCAGAAAGTTGCTTCGGCATGACTCCCCTTTTGGGATCAAAGAGGCATACAGTTCCATTCGGACAAATATTCTGTTCACAGGCGCCGGTGAAAAATGCCCCGTATACGCCGTGACTAGCCCGCTCCCCAACGACGGCAAGACGATTAACTGTATCAATCTTGCTGTTTCCTTTGCCTTGATGGGGAAAAAAACACTGCTGATTGACGCAGATATGCGCAACCCAACCATTCATCATTTCTTTTCTGCCCCGCTGCAAAACGGCGTCAGTGAAATTTTAGCCGGTCTTGAATCAAACATTAATTTTGAACAGACGGACCTCCCGCTACTGAAGTATTTAAACGCCGGAAAAATTCCGCCAAATCCAGCTGAACTTTTATCCGGCAGCAGGCTGGACAAACTGATTGAAATTGCCCGCGAGCACTTTGATTACGTTTTTATTGACACGCCGCCCGTCTGCGTTGTAACAGACGCGACGGTTCTCGCCAAAAAAGTGACGGGCTATATTTTTATCGTCAAAAACGGCAAAAGCGACATCCGTATTATCAAGCAAGCCGTCGCCAGCTTAGAGCAAGTCGGAGCGACCGTCGCCGGCTTCATTTTAAACGACGTCAGCCCGAAAAGCGCGCCGGCATATCAAAGATACAGCACCAAGTATCAATATGCCGGCACCACGAATACGCGCCGATAA
- a CDS encoding exopolysaccharide biosynthesis polyprenyl glycosylphosphotransferase has protein sequence MKAGSFFESGATYVTGLDEAHWGYQKRYDDVAGDVMVHARGERQAVLSLSPPLKGPPGKERYAAVKRVLDVIFSLMILIVVSPIMLLTAIAVRLESMGPALYAQTRVGKHGKPFTIYKFRSMVCDAEERQKELLHLNEQDGPVFKITHDPRVTRIGRLIRKLSIDELPQLFNVLRGDMSLVGPRPPLIREVSQYTPYQMQRLSVTPGLTCYWQISGRSRLSFDEWVQLDLKYIEEAGFVTDFKILILTVPAVLFGRGAC, from the coding sequence ATGAAAGCAGGCAGTTTTTTTGAAAGCGGTGCGACCTATGTGACTGGGCTTGATGAGGCGCATTGGGGTTATCAAAAGCGCTACGATGATGTAGCCGGTGACGTGATGGTTCACGCACGCGGGGAGCGGCAGGCTGTTCTCTCACTATCGCCGCCGCTGAAAGGTCCGCCGGGAAAAGAGCGGTATGCCGCTGTCAAACGCGTGCTGGACGTTATTTTTTCTCTAATGATCCTGATCGTTGTTTCTCCCATCATGCTCCTGACGGCCATTGCCGTCCGGCTGGAATCTATGGGGCCGGCTTTATACGCGCAGACGCGCGTCGGGAAACACGGAAAACCGTTTACCATTTATAAGTTCAGAAGCATGGTCTGCGACGCGGAGGAACGGCAAAAGGAGCTGCTGCATCTTAACGAGCAAGACGGCCCCGTTTTTAAAATCACGCATGACCCGCGTGTCACACGCATCGGCAGGCTGATTCGCAAGCTGAGCATAGATGAGCTGCCACAGCTTTTTAACGTTTTGCGTGGCGACATGTCACTCGTAGGTCCAAGACCGCCGCTGATACGTGAGGTTTCGCAATATACGCCTTATCAGATGCAGCGCCTGTCTGTAACGCCGGGGCTGACGTGCTACTGGCAGATCAGCGGCAGGAGCCGCCTGAGTTTCGACGAATGGGTTCAGCTTGATCTAAAGTACATCGAGGAAGCAGGGTTTGTGACCGACTTTAAAATACTCATCCTGACGGTACCGGCCGTCTTATTCGGGCGGGGCGCGTGCTGA
- the glf gene encoding UDP-galactopyranose mutase produces the protein MRQYDFLIVGAGLFGAVCARELTDNGKRCLVIEKRSETGGNVACRTLEDITVHQYGAHIFHTKIDTVWAYVNRFVRFNHFINCPMANYKGDMYNLPFNMNTFYGLWRVRTPEQAKEIIAHQRAALGGKAPENLEEQAISLVGTDIFRKLIKGYTEKQWGRDCRDLPAFIIRRLPVRYTYDNNYFSDPYQGVPIGGYNALIDKLLEGVEVIVNCDYLAARARYNDLADTVIYTGQIDAYFNYALGVLAWRSLRFETETLAADNFQGSAVVNYTDRETPYTRIIEHKHFEFGAQEKTVVTREYPMRWEIGQEPYYPVNDDCNGALYSKYKTLAERETRVIFGGRLGTYQYMDMDQVIDAALKTTERVLKDEKSIAYR, from the coding sequence ATGAGACAATACGATTTTCTAATTGTTGGCGCGGGGCTTTTCGGCGCCGTCTGCGCGCGGGAATTGACGGACAACGGCAAGCGCTGCCTTGTCATAGAAAAGCGAAGCGAGACGGGCGGCAATGTCGCCTGCCGGACGCTGGAAGACATAACGGTGCATCAGTATGGCGCGCACATCTTCCATACAAAAATCGACACGGTTTGGGCGTACGTTAACAGGTTTGTGCGCTTTAACCATTTTATCAACTGCCCGATGGCAAATTACAAAGGCGACATGTATAACCTGCCGTTTAATATGAACACGTTTTATGGCCTTTGGCGTGTTAGGACACCGGAGCAAGCCAAAGAAATCATTGCGCACCAGCGCGCTGCCTTGGGCGGGAAAGCACCGGAAAATCTTGAGGAGCAGGCCATCAGCCTCGTTGGGACGGATATTTTTCGAAAGCTTATAAAAGGCTATACGGAAAAGCAGTGGGGGCGCGACTGTCGGGACTTGCCGGCCTTTATCATCCGGCGTCTGCCGGTGCGGTATACATACGACAACAATTATTTCAGCGACCCCTATCAGGGCGTCCCTATCGGCGGGTACAATGCGCTCATCGACAAGCTGCTCGAAGGTGTAGAGGTTATTGTCAACTGCGATTATCTTGCCGCCCGCGCCCGCTATAACGACCTTGCTGATACGGTCATCTATACAGGCCAGATTGATGCCTATTTTAACTATGCGCTGGGCGTGCTGGCCTGGCGAAGCCTGCGCTTTGAGACCGAGACGCTTGCTGCCGACAATTTTCAGGGAAGCGCTGTCGTTAATTATACCGACAGGGAAACACCGTATACACGCATCATCGAGCACAAACATTTTGAATTCGGCGCGCAGGAGAAAACCGTTGTCACGCGTGAGTATCCGATGCGGTGGGAAATCGGGCAGGAGCCGTATTATCCCGTCAATGACGATTGCAATGGAGCGCTTTATTCAAAATATAAAACGCTGGCCGAGCGGGAGACGCGTGTCATTTTCGGCGGCCGGCTCGGCACGTATCAGTATATGGATATGGATCAGGTTATTGATGCGGCGCTGAAAACGACAGAAAGGGTTTTGAAAGATGAAAAAAGTATTGCATATCGTTGA
- a CDS encoding glycosyltransferase, which translates to MKKVLHIVEAFGGGVYNYVRDCANWQAEKYEVTIAFCMIEKTPSGFMGQFDQRVRFVEMTGCGRSMNPLKNLKAIDAIREIAHKLQPDVIHLHSSFAGFWGRLAVNGDDIPLFYSPHAYGFVMQNATRFERKLYLWLEKIAGKRSCITVCDCMSEYDESKTVTSKSVCINNGIDICELEETVQKLRVTPSGVVPTVFMMGRICAQKNPAQFNRLAQRFPEIPFLWIGDGEAAALLTSPNIKVTGWVSREEAIAYALGCDIFLFTTLWESLSLALLECLYLRKICITMDAEGNRDVIKNGVNGFLCYSDDDMEKALSKVLSGGVDWVRLVENAHDDVVREYNTEMKNTRLSALYQNPWEAVQRQRRLADDVGKISYSFK; encoded by the coding sequence ATGAAAAAAGTATTGCATATCGTTGAAGCGTTCGGCGGCGGTGTTTATAACTACGTCAGGGACTGCGCCAACTGGCAGGCGGAAAAGTATGAGGTCACCATCGCGTTTTGCATGATTGAAAAAACACCGAGCGGGTTTATGGGCCAATTTGATCAGCGCGTCCGTTTTGTTGAAATGACGGGCTGCGGTCGGTCGATGAATCCGCTGAAAAACCTCAAAGCGATTGATGCTATTCGGGAAATCGCCCATAAGCTGCAACCGGACGTGATTCACCTGCACTCGTCCTTCGCCGGATTCTGGGGAAGGCTGGCCGTTAACGGCGATGATATACCGCTTTTTTATTCGCCGCATGCCTATGGATTCGTGATGCAAAACGCAACGCGGTTTGAACGGAAACTTTACTTATGGCTTGAAAAAATCGCCGGGAAGCGGTCGTGCATTACCGTTTGTGACTGTATGAGCGAATATGACGAGAGTAAAACGGTCACGTCAAAAAGCGTCTGTATTAATAACGGCATTGATATCTGTGAGCTGGAGGAGACCGTTCAAAAGCTCCGTGTGACGCCGTCTGGTGTTGTGCCGACGGTGTTTATGATGGGCAGAATCTGCGCGCAGAAAAATCCCGCGCAGTTTAACCGCTTGGCGCAGCGCTTCCCGGAAATCCCGTTTTTGTGGATCGGAGACGGCGAGGCAGCGGCGCTTCTGACAAGCCCCAATATCAAAGTGACCGGCTGGGTCAGCCGGGAGGAGGCAATCGCCTACGCGCTCGGCTGCGATATTTTCCTCTTTACGACGCTGTGGGAGTCGCTCTCGCTGGCGCTGTTGGAGTGCCTATATCTCAGGAAAATCTGCATCACCATGGACGCCGAGGGCAATAGGGACGTTATTAAAAACGGCGTTAACGGCTTTCTGTGTTATTCCGACGACGATATGGAAAAGGCGCTTTCGAAGGTTTTATCTGGCGGTGTTGACTGGGTACGCCTCGTTGAAAACGCGCATGACGATGTCGTTCGGGAGTATAACACTGAAATGAAAAATACAAGGCTGAGCGCACTGTATCAAAATCCGTGGGAGGCTGTGCAGCGGCAGAGGAGACTGGCCGATGATGTCGGAAAGATATCCTACTCATTTAAATGA
- a CDS encoding glycosyltransferase family 2 protein: protein MMSERYPTHLNEAIGPLITVIIPVYKVEAYLATCVESVLCQSYQNLEIWLVDDGSPDACGALCDDFAQRDRRVKVIHQQNGGLSAARNAALDKMTGEYVTFVDSDDLVRPQYVEMLYRLICRYGTKLAVCGMTTFDEMDAIPPDRKKPDEAVFQTETALEHMLYQKFDVSAPYKLYSTALFSDIRYPIGEVYEDLSTTYKLLLMCDAVAYTNARLYLYRQRRGSIRHSAFDRREMVAITSLQTMRRAILEKYPALTRAMDCRSLSMTFQLFLKITPSSFPDLHDALWQEIKRLRANVLYDRAARKKARAAALISYFGTGLCRAVFSLLR from the coding sequence ATGATGTCGGAAAGATATCCTACTCATTTAAATGAGGCCATAGGGCCGCTCATAACCGTAATTATCCCCGTCTATAAGGTTGAAGCGTATCTCGCGACGTGCGTCGAAAGCGTCTTATGTCAGAGTTATCAAAATCTTGAAATCTGGCTCGTCGACGACGGGTCGCCGGACGCGTGCGGGGCGCTCTGTGACGATTTCGCGCAACGCGACAGGCGCGTCAAAGTGATTCACCAGCAAAACGGCGGCCTGTCGGCTGCGCGTAACGCGGCGCTCGATAAAATGACAGGGGAATATGTGACGTTTGTCGACAGTGACGACCTTGTCCGGCCGCAGTATGTGGAAATGTTGTATCGTCTCATCTGCCGGTATGGAACAAAGCTCGCCGTCTGCGGGATGACAACGTTTGATGAAATGGATGCTATACCGCCCGACAGGAAGAAGCCGGATGAAGCCGTCTTTCAGACAGAGACGGCGCTGGAACACATGCTGTATCAGAAATTCGACGTTTCCGCACCGTATAAGCTCTACTCAACGGCACTTTTTTCCGATATTCGCTATCCGATCGGCGAAGTCTACGAGGACTTGTCCACAACGTATAAGCTCCTGCTTATGTGCGACGCAGTTGCCTATACGAATGCAAGGCTTTATTTATACCGGCAGCGCCGGGGGAGCATACGGCACAGCGCGTTTGACAGGCGCGAGATGGTTGCGATCACGTCTCTTCAGACGATGCGGCGGGCTATTTTAGAAAAATACCCCGCCCTTACCCGTGCGATGGACTGCCGGAGCTTGAGCATGACTTTTCAGCTCTTTCTGAAAATCACCCCATCATCGTTTCCCGATCTGCATGACGCGCTCTGGCAGGAGATTAAACGTCTCCGCGCCAATGTTTTGTATGACCGCGCGGCGCGTAAAAAAGCGCGTGCCGCCGCACTGATATCCTACTTTGGCACGGGGCTGTGCCGGGCCGTTTTCAGCCTGCTCCGGTAA
- a CDS encoding EpsG family protein, whose protein sequence is MAIYFVVVGLIFALAFFSLYIKSEAGPERRKKLFLAGAFLLLGLLMALRASSVGTDTETYSRIFYKIGATSRFWDIVPSAPVYNLYNKIVFFIWPDDRAIIVLNALIISVSVAVFIYNFSDDVFVSTLCYVTMYCFFFSMNGTRQYVALSLLLLAACVLRRKKFVMGLLLASLAVGVHNTALIFVPFLLATPNNVSKKTLRIFVAASVILVLFFSVIFDEALSLFCRLFPRYLVYVNNAIGRSVFDAGQGRNILLTLFYAVVVAVGLLIESRPDGTFGLSAADRQKLRYLLLPCLISVAVGLAAAQYVNILRLREYFTIYFICLIPSIIRCFQNDKVILNITAQLTLMIPCVVQLVEKKSGVVPYLFFWQK, encoded by the coding sequence ATGGCAATTTATTTCGTCGTTGTCGGCCTCATTTTCGCACTCGCGTTTTTCAGCTTGTATATCAAAAGTGAGGCCGGACCAGAAAGGCGCAAAAAACTGTTTCTGGCAGGAGCGTTTCTATTGCTGGGCCTTTTGATGGCGCTGCGGGCGTCATCTGTCGGAACGGACACGGAGACGTACAGCCGAATCTTTTATAAGATCGGGGCGACGAGCCGTTTTTGGGATATTGTCCCGTCAGCCCCGGTCTATAATTTGTATAACAAAATTGTCTTTTTTATCTGGCCAGACGACCGGGCAATCATCGTTCTCAACGCACTGATAATCAGCGTCTCGGTTGCCGTTTTTATCTACAATTTTTCCGACGATGTCTTTGTCTCGACGCTTTGCTACGTCACGATGTACTGCTTTTTCTTCAGCATGAACGGGACACGGCAATATGTCGCCCTGTCGCTGCTCTTGCTGGCAGCCTGCGTGCTCAGACGAAAAAAGTTTGTGATGGGGCTACTCCTTGCAAGCCTGGCCGTCGGCGTGCACAACACGGCGCTCATCTTCGTCCCATTTCTGCTGGCAACGCCCAATAATGTCAGCAAAAAAACGCTGCGCATTTTCGTTGCCGCCTCGGTGATTCTGGTGCTTTTTTTCTCTGTCATATTTGACGAGGCGCTCAGCTTGTTTTGCCGCCTTTTCCCTCGGTATCTCGTCTATGTCAACAACGCCATCGGTCGGTCGGTCTTTGACGCCGGACAGGGGCGGAATATCCTGCTCACGCTGTTCTATGCCGTCGTTGTCGCCGTCGGACTTCTGATAGAATCGCGCCCGGACGGTACATTCGGGCTGAGCGCTGCCGACCGGCAAAAACTGCGTTATCTGCTGCTGCCGTGTCTAATTTCCGTCGCCGTGGGCCTTGCGGCCGCGCAATACGTCAATATTTTAAGGCTGCGGGAATATTTCACGATTTATTTCATTTGTCTGATTCCAAGTATTATTCGGTGTTTTCAAAACGATAAAGTAATCCTCAATATTACAGCCCAGCTGACGCTAATGATCCCCTGCGTCGTCCAGCTTGTTGAAAAAAAGAGCGGCGTTGTGCCGTACTTATTCTTTTGGCAGAAATAA
- a CDS encoding polysaccharide pyruvyl transferase family protein: MVKRIRAVMKKMLPPSFLKRLKLRLAGLNPHAYTERIRADGAVRRFFIFGTPIHDNLGDHLIAAAEQQYLRSLAPDIPVYDIPTELFAAYPNEVSPCVRPQDIVFISGGGWMGNLWPDDELFMQAVLRRFARRKIIIFPQTVYYNEALSAYMPILRAARETYRRCDDLTLCVRDRRSYEFATNALGFQERHCLLMPDIALLYRREGPIVDRQNTVLLCLRQDREKIRGDLQALSLTAKACGCSAHGTDTVIQTIVPLHRRQRMIEKKLTEFSRARLVVTDRLHGMIFAFLAKTPCVALDNKTSKVRGVFELWLRETGRVLFVQKSADAPAAVKKALSEESRSDTDADFLPFFNALTSLIREEVAVDAG, from the coding sequence ATGGTCAAGCGCATTCGCGCAGTGATGAAAAAAATGTTACCGCCTTCTTTTTTAAAGCGCCTGAAGCTCCGCCTGGCCGGGCTTAACCCACATGCCTATACCGAGCGTATCAGAGCCGACGGGGCAGTACGGCGGTTTTTCATTTTCGGAACGCCGATTCACGACAATTTGGGCGATCATTTAATTGCGGCGGCGGAACAGCAGTATCTGCGCAGCCTTGCGCCCGATATTCCCGTCTATGACATTCCGACAGAGCTTTTTGCGGCGTATCCGAACGAGGTGTCGCCATGCGTCCGTCCGCAGGACATTGTTTTTATCAGCGGCGGCGGCTGGATGGGGAACTTGTGGCCGGATGACGAACTTTTTATGCAGGCCGTCTTGCGCCGGTTTGCCCGCCGGAAGATCATCATTTTCCCGCAGACGGTCTACTACAACGAGGCGCTGTCAGCGTATATGCCGATTCTCCGCGCCGCACGGGAGACGTATCGGCGCTGCGACGATTTGACGCTCTGCGTGCGGGACAGGCGCTCGTATGAGTTTGCCACAAACGCGCTCGGATTTCAGGAAAGGCATTGCCTGCTCATGCCGGATATCGCCCTGCTGTACCGGCGGGAGGGGCCTATTGTCGATCGACAAAACACGGTTCTTTTATGTTTGCGGCAGGACCGGGAAAAAATCCGGGGCGATCTGCAAGCGCTTTCTCTGACTGCCAAAGCGTGTGGCTGCTCAGCGCACGGGACCGACACCGTGATACAGACGATTGTGCCGCTGCACCGGCGACAGCGGATGATTGAGAAAAAGCTGACGGAATTTTCACGCGCCCGGCTTGTTGTGACGGATAGACTGCATGGGATGATTTTTGCGTTTCTGGCGAAGACGCCCTGCGTTGCGCTTGATAATAAAACGTCTAAGGTGCGCGGCGTTTTTGAATTGTGGCTTCGTGAAACCGGCCGCGTTTTATTCGTTCAAAAAAGCGCCGACGCCCCGGCGGCTGTCAAAAAGGCGCTTTCCGAAGAGAGCCGGAGCGATACCGACGCCGATTTTCTGCCTTTTTTTAATGCGCTCACCAGCCTGATACGAGAGGAGGTCGCGGTTGATGCCGGATAA
- a CDS encoding radical SAM protein, producing the protein MPDKPKRLILGHIPINVCNLQCPYCYFTQRDIWNDTRSSPLAYAPDDIARCLSAERLGGVSLINLTGQGETLLQPGIEDLARALLREGHYVEIVTNGTVTKVINQLLAMDAVLLARLEFKISFHYNELKRLRILEQFWRNVKAIKASPCSFSLELMPCDEQEAHLDEIMALCRSNAGAVCHATVGRNDGYKGRYLLTAQSREQYVAAWSKLGSAMFDFKMALSDVKRKEFCYAGSWTLWVNMSTGDACQCYGQPVNQNIFKDPAKPIKFIPVGYYCTEPYCVNGHALLTMGAIPEIAAPTYADIRNKACDDGGEWFSETCRSFFQQRLMMSNKQLTRGGKTLNTMTRPFLLVWWLLRRPEKALNKLRRYLRLDGKSRYEKKKTPACSKLTKTVQKCDGH; encoded by the coding sequence ATGCCGGATAAACCGAAGCGTCTTATTTTAGGGCATATCCCAATCAACGTCTGCAATTTGCAGTGTCCGTATTGTTATTTTACGCAGCGCGACATCTGGAACGACACACGATCGTCGCCGCTCGCCTACGCGCCGGATGATATCGCGCGGTGCCTATCCGCCGAGCGGCTCGGCGGTGTGAGCCTCATCAATCTGACGGGGCAGGGCGAAACACTCCTGCAACCGGGTATTGAAGACCTCGCCCGCGCGCTGCTTCGGGAGGGTCATTACGTCGAAATTGTAACAAACGGCACGGTGACGAAGGTTATCAATCAGCTGCTGGCCATGGATGCGGTGCTGCTGGCGCGGCTGGAATTTAAGATTTCTTTTCATTATAACGAGCTCAAGCGCCTTCGAATTCTCGAGCAGTTCTGGCGCAACGTCAAAGCCATCAAAGCCTCTCCCTGCTCGTTTTCGTTGGAGCTGATGCCCTGTGACGAACAGGAAGCACATCTCGATGAGATCATGGCGCTCTGCCGGTCAAACGCGGGGGCCGTCTGCCACGCGACGGTGGGCAGAAATGACGGCTATAAAGGGCGGTATCTCCTCACAGCGCAGAGCAGGGAGCAGTATGTCGCCGCCTGGTCTAAGCTTGGCTCGGCGATGTTCGACTTTAAAATGGCGCTTTCAGATGTCAAAAGGAAGGAATTCTGTTATGCCGGTAGCTGGACGCTGTGGGTCAACATGTCGACGGGGGATGCCTGCCAATGTTACGGCCAGCCTGTTAATCAGAACATTTTCAAAGACCCGGCAAAGCCGATTAAATTTATTCCGGTTGGTTATTACTGCACCGAGCCTTACTGCGTCAACGGCCATGCGCTGCTAACAATGGGGGCTATTCCGGAAATCGCTGCGCCGACGTATGCCGATATCCGAAACAAGGCTTGTGACGATGGCGGCGAATGGTTTTCAGAGACTTGCCGCAGCTTTTTTCAGCAAAGGCTCATGATGTCAAACAAGCAGCTGACGCGGGGTGGCAAGACTTTAAATACCATGACCCGTCCGTTTTTGCTTGTCTGGTGGCTCCTACGGCGCCCTGAAAAGGCATTGAACAAGCTGCGGCGGTATCTTAGGCTGGACGGCAAAAGCCGCTATGAAAAAAAGAAAACACCGGCGTGCTCGAAACTTACAAAAACAGTACAGAAATGTGATGGCCATTGA